TTGTGTCTAGTTATACCATGTTGTCTGTAATAAACAGTGAACTCCTCTGCACAGTACTCAAGCCCATTATCAGTTCTTAGACACTTAATCTGACAGTTAGACATTTTTTCAACCATGATCTTCCATtccttaaatttttcaaaaactaaatcctTAGATTTAAGGAAATAGATCTAACTTtttcttgaatagtcatcaacaaaaattaagaaataCCTAACTCCACTTAATGATTGAAAAGGTGAAAAACCCCATAGGTCTGAATGCACATAATCAAGGATGGCCTTAGTTGTGTGCTGAGCCTTCACAAAGCTCTGCCTAGTAGCCTTCCCTATTACACAATGTTTACAAAAGAATAGGCTCTGATGAACTCCCTTAGGTAGAATACCTTGGTTGGCTAGAGCTTGTAGACCTTTGGCACTAATGTGTAAGAGTCTTTTGTGCCATGGATCTCCTTCAGTAGGCTGATTTTGAGTCACAATCAAAGTTGAGTGTACCTTATGAACTCCTTGTACTACATACACTCTATTAATCTTCACCCCTCTAAGGATAGGCTTACTGTTCTTCAAAACTTCACAGTAACCTTTCTTACCCTTGTATTCACAACCAATGGAATCAAGCATGCCTAGTgaaattagatttctcttcagTTTAGGCACATGTCTGACATTTCTTAAGAGCTTGGCTGTTCCATCTTCTAGTTTTAATGAGACTGAGCCAATCCCAACCACTGAACATGATTTATTGTTTCCCATGTAGACTGATCCTCCATCTAATTCTCTGTAAGTACTAAACCAGCCTTTATAAGGTGTCATGTGGAAAGAACACCCTGAATCTAAAACCCAATCTAGGTTCttattagcttcttcttctgccctGCAATTAGAAGTAGCCAAAGCATCAGAATAAAAATAAGAGTCCTCACAAACTAAGGCTTCACCTAACTGATTAGGTTGGACTTTGGGTTGTGGTTGAGATTGCTTATTTCTCTGCTCATTTTTCCACTTCAATGTTCTGCAATCTTTGATCAAATGTCCAAGTTTTTTACAATATTTGCATCTGACCTTggtcttctcttcctcttcttcatttgagCTCTGTTTGCCTTTTTCCTTGTTGTTCTGTTTTGACTTCCCCTTTACAAACAAGCCCTCTGCACTAAACTTGTCTTCTTTGCTTGTAATGAGCTCCATTTCTCTGATCTTAAGAGCAGAAATTATGATATCAGTAGTAATGGAATCTCTCCCATATTTTAAGGTTGTCTTCACTTCTCTATAGGAATTAGGCAATGAGTTAAGAAGCACAAATGCTTCATTATCTGCCCCAATTTCTTCTCCTTGAGTCTTGAACTTAGTAGTAATTCTCTTGAAATCATCTAGATTCTCTGTTAAAGACTTTGAAGCACTCATTTTGAATGTAAAGAACCTTTCTCTTAGGAAAAGTTTGTTGGAAAGATTTCTTGTCTCATATAGCTCATTCAATTTGTCCATATCTTATAAGCCCTCTCTTGATCAATCACTTGCCTTAGGACATTATCTGACAAGTTTAAAACTAGTGTTCCATGAGCAATTAGCtccatgttttctttttcttcttctattgctGTGCTTGACAACTTTGTTGGATCATCTAGGGCCTTATGTGCCCTCTGTTGTCCCAAGATAGCCTTAATTTTGGCTTTCAACAAACCAAAATCAtctttcccatcaaatttctcAATGCCATACCTTGCTATTGCCATATCTGTTTTGAAATTCAACTGAAAGACTTCAAgatttttgcttctttgaaTCTTGACTAATCTTGAAGCTTTCTTGCCGGCGGGATTAGAATGATCAATTTATATTTAGTTCCATACATATATTAACGATAACTTTGAGGAATGAAATTGATGATTAAAATGTTTGGTAAGCAACATTGTGTTGACAGGGAGCGAACCATGTGTATGATTCGTTTTTCAGACCATATGTTTCAAAGCACGAACCTGTAATTGATCGGAACTTGTCGGAGTTGAAGCTAAAAGCCAGCGATGCTGCATTTCTCTACTTTCGAAGAGCTGCTTCCTACTTTCAAACTACTTTGTTTGATATATTTTCTAAGATTAATACTGCCACTGCTGCTGCTCCTCCACCTCCCAAGGTTAATTCAACAACTTCCTTTTTCCTTACCATTGTTTCCGTGTCttataattacaaatttggttatgtcatttttaaactttagtctctataattttgaaaaactaaaatttaatccTCTAATTTTTggactaaattctaaatttctttGAATCATAGAGATCTAATTTTCCATTTAACCATCTATAGTATTTCTAATTtagtaaaattgattttagaagtGAATTTGAATGTAGTTCAACTAGTTTAAATGCATGTCTTTGATCAAGAGGTTAGATAAATTTATGGTTTTCATTGGTAGTtgaactaaaatatatatatatttttaaaaaaagtcttAGAAAGAatggccttttttttttctttttttttttaatgtggtaaaatgttttttaatatttaaaagttaTTGGAAATGCTTCTAGAGATGTAGTTACTTCAAAAACGGTGCTTATAGAAATATTTTCTAAcaatttggatttttttgtAGAGATACATTTATTGGttattccaaaaaaaattatttttttttggaaattcttTTCATAGTAGTagttatttcatcaatttttttttttgaaaaagatagATAATGAAGCAAAGAAATCAATAGTGAAAGTAAAagcttaacttttaaaaaccaaatatatCAAAAGAGAGTTGTAGAAGCATAATTAtcaagtttaatttaaatttgttcaCATTCCATACCTTggatttgtatttttcttagttCAACATGGTAGGATGAGAATTCAAATCTTTAAGTAATAGTAATAGTATTGAGTACACAATTtttatttgtactaaaaaattaaaaataaataaaacttttaaaaataaattaattttgatttatgataaaatgaattaaaatataaaatgcaatatacattttgatttatttaatgttGTCTTATAATGTAATTTACAAAAATGGACTTTTAAGGATTAAACTGTATTTAACCTTAAAACTATGAAAACTTttattcaaaaaaagaaaaagaaaaagaaaaaagaaaaactaaggaGATTTAAGGTAGATTTCACTCTTTCACATCGGTTTAAGATGTTCTTTTTTGGGGAACTACTTTTAATATGTATTTGTTTAGTTTTAAGAAAATGTGTTTAGAGCACTACATTCAAAAGTGATTCTACTTTGTGATTAGTAGTCCAAAAATGAGTGAAACCTACCTTAAATCTACTAATCACAAATGTATTTGTCTAATTATTACATTCTatgatacttttttttttgggtcaatCACTCTAGTTTAAAGTCACTTTTTGGAGAGTAACCTCTCTCAATGATTACAAAGAGTTTTGATTTAAATTCTActttaattcttatactttcgattttgattattttactttcaactttagttcatttttgtttttgaactttaaaaaaagtgacaatttttatcttttaaaagtGAAAATGAAAAGATCAAAATGATAACGTTTTAAAGCATAGAGACAAAAATGAATTAAAGATGAAagtataagaaaaaaataaacattttaagagTGGATGGATCAAaacgaataaaaaaaataaaataaaagtataagaactaaaccaaaagtttttaaatcaatataattttttaaaatgtaggtTACACTGTCAATTGTTTTAGAAAATAAAGTACTGTCAGAAAATCACATTGAAAATTATAGTGAGActctaaaatattattttcatttgaatgTTACATTAAATTGCCGTTGTTCTTCCTGGGTCCTTGTTGCACTTGGAGTGTGGAGGGGAGCTTTTGGCCTCTCTCACATCATATCTCAATGCATTAATAAATTGCAGTTATCCACCAACCACACCAACCATAATTTTCCATAATGCGAGTTCGTCGTGTCAATACGCTATGCCCAGTCGATATCGCAATTCTTTTGAGGATTGGATTAGCAATGCCACCACGCTTCTTGTTCTGTCGCAACGTGATCATTGCAATAATCCGAATAATTTAATTCTCAGTGGGTTCAGTTCTGTAGCGATGGAGCTCGCTAATGCCCTCATTAATGGCGAAACTTATTCCCCTTTTCATTATTTTACTGACATCCTATACCCGTTGCCCGCCCCATTTCAATTGGGACGCAACTTCAATGAGTTCCCATTAATTCCAAGGACCGGGCCCAAACATTGCTTCAAATTAATACCTAATTTCTTCACCAAACTCTCTTGAGCTTGCGACTTCTTTAGAGGGTATCGGGTGTTAGGGAAATTTTAGGGTTAGAAGAGAGAATCGAGAAGGAATGAAGATTCCCAGGAGGCCGATTCATGCAATTACGACATGGGTTCGGAGGCAACCGCCGAAGATGAAAGCGTTTTTGGGAGTGGTGTCTGCGAttatctctcttcttcttctctatgtGATGGTTCATGATCACAACAAGCTTTTTGTGGCTGCTGAGGCTGTTCATGCCATCGGAATTGCGGTTCTTATTTTTAAGCTCATGAAGGAGAGGAGTTGTGCAGGTATAATTCTGTGTCtctgtaattttaatttgaatttctcgTTATTTTTCTTTGGTTTTGATTTGATCGGTGTTGCTTAGTTGAGTTTCTTTCGAGCCTGATTAACTAGTGGTTGATGGAATTGGTTTTTGTTTCGGATTTTGATGGTTAGTTGGTTCAGCTTCTTCTGGTTGTTTTTCTGATTTTGATGTTCGGGTTTGCCCTTTGATCTGGATTGAGCTTTACTTTCAACAATTTAGAGTAAACTTGAGTTCTATATCCttcgtttttttcttttttctgcaGGTCTTTCGCTCAAATCACAGGAATTAACGGCCTATTTTCTAGCTGCTAGACTCTATTGCAGCTTTGTGATCGAATATGATGTGCACACATTTCTTGATTTGGCTACTTTAGTAGCAACTCTTTGGGTTATTTACATGATTCGTTATAAGCTCAAAGCCAGCTACATGGGAGATAAAGATAATTTCAAAGTTCTATACTTGGTGAGTCTACTTCTTGAACTTGGGTTTTTCATCTTGTTCGGCAAAATTGTGATGTGGGTTGAACCTTtgaatgacctttcacagatatTTGCATATGTGCACTGAATCTAACCACTTCAATAAATGGAGCGATTTGCTTTCTTTGCTGAAATTTTTGGCTTACTTTTTGAAGCAAGTCtacaaatttgatttgtttggAATCATTGCCTATATGTTTTGCAAGTCATGTGAGTTTTCATCTTTGAGATGTCTGTTTATTGAAAATCAGTCTGATAATGCAGACTGAAGTCTGCCATTGACTTCGTTTTAACTGTTtctatcaatggtttaaaaagcTTTTTAGGCTTAAGTCTTGAAGCCCAAACTTGTTGCCTCCAAGTTGAACTTTTAGAATGCAGTCAGAAATTTtctgtaataaaaaaaaagcaaacTTTCGTTGAGAAGAATGGAAATATATAATACATACACAGGAGCCCACAAAATGGCTtgagacatatttcataaaagaaaagaaaaaccaaactTTCATCGAGAAGAATGCATTGagatatatttcataaaaaagaaagaaaaaaaaaaaaaccaaattactTCTTCTATGAAGTTTCATTATTGTTAgattttatagtttgtaatacATGCGGCTTGATCAGCAAATTCTGCTACTGATGGTTAATTGCAAAGACTCTTGACTTGGCTTGGAGAAGACTTGAATGCTTCAAAAATTGTTTGATGTGTTGTAGTTCAATACTCAATGGTAATGTTCAGCCTATAGCTCTTCATAACTCAATTCATTGGATATTATTCTTGGATGCAGGTGGTACCATGTATTTTACTCGCCATTTTGATTCATCCGACACCTGCAAGAGTTTCTTTTTTACAAAGAATTTTCTGGGCGTTTTGTGTTTACCTTGAAGCTGTTTCTGTTCTACCTCAGTTGCGAGTAATGCAGAACATAAAGGTTCCTCTCCCCTTTATTTCTGTTCTACCTTTGTTTCTGTTtctgttttttcattttttctcaatgaaatgTTGGTTTATCATTGAAAAAAAAGtgaatattaattttacatattcttccatattttctttattcgaaaattgtccaaaaaattaatcaataagtTGTACATATTTCAACAAAAGAACACTCAAAACCAACTCACAATCAAGGCACAACAACCACCATAATTTGGCCTACTGGTTAATAAGAGCTCATGTAAATAGTAAAAGGGTTGAAAGGGAATGAGTAAAAGTCATGGTGGTCACCTTAtctaggatttaatatcctaaTAGTTTCTATGGCGATCAAATGTAGTAGGATCATATGGTTGTCTTGTTGAAATAGTCAAAGTGGTGCAAGTTGATTCAAACACTCTCctctatgtatatatatatgtatatatattacaagAACATCTTAACCAAACTACGCAATACCTAAACTTAGCTACAGAACCAAGTAGGTAAATGAATACTTAAACTCAGGAGGGGGGGGGAAGGGGGGAATAGACACCAATGCTCACGTAGTAATCCATATCAGTcattttgggttaaatttgataaagttgaaagtataatgCTACAATTGGCACATGTCATTGAGTAATTCTAAGGTAAAAAGATGAATTCCTCAAAAAGAATTTTGCTCATTGTGGCCGAGTAGAAAGTTCAAAATTgcttatatttaaattttgtttcttttgcaACTCTCTTAAATTTTGTATTCCTTTCATTTATTGCTTTCACTGGTCCAGATCGTTGAGCCATTCACTGCACACTATGTATTTGCCTTGGGAGTTGCCAGGTTCCTGAGCTGTGCACATTGGGTTCTTCAGGTTTTTCCATGAATCTCAAActtcatatgttgcatttgtaccttaattttttttttaaacttgttcaaatcttttggttgggagttttattaatttcttttaaaaatttgatttcgATGCCCAAAATTTTATGTACTTCTCTAATCTGGTCTCTTgactttcaaaatttcattctaGTCCTACAACTTTAAACTTCAGATTTAGTCCATGCCATATATATGTCATATCctaagttttttaaaacatgaggtAATGTTACACGTTATCTGTAATGTATGTATATACATCTTACCGTAATTGATCCCTACTTTTATGGCAGGGACTAAATTTGTACTTCAATGAAAACTTGAGTTCTAAAATTGAGCTTTCCAAAATGAAAAGTGGATAAAAGTTGAAGGACGAAAACCATATTTTAACCTTACCTCCGTAACCAAAGGCAGGACTTGATTGATTTGGCTCTTAACATTATTTCTTTATTGATTCATTGATTTTGTTGCATGTCCTTTATATCAACTTTAGTCTGTAATTTGAATATACATAGACTTGATCTATAGTTAacgttctttttctcttgttttttcaaaaataataatgcaTAGATGGTAGCAACACGTGGGAGAATGCTGGTAGCATTGGGAACTGGATTTTGGCCACCTATGGTTCTCCTTGCAGAAATTGTCCAAACTTTTGTTCTTGCAGATTTTTGTTATTACTATGTTAAAAGGTTGGTGCTCTACTCCCTTTAATGATTTATATCATTATTACTATTGGATTTGTTCCtaaggtctcgtttggtaatagttttgttttttattttcgaaaattaagcctattccTTCATAATCtcacaatgatttgcatctttctcaaGTACAAGAGTCGAGGTGCACATAAATTGGTCCGGACACTCGtggataaaacaaaaaaaagtataaGAGTTGagttcttaaccaaatttttaaaaaagaaaataaccaagtttttcaaaactatttttttagctttcaaaatttggcttccTTCTTAGAAACATGGGGGAAGGTAGATACTAattcaagaaatttagagatggaatgagtgtttataggcttaattttcaaaaaccagaTGGTTGCCACAAGTGCCTTTTAAGTTTTATCAAATTTCTCCCTGTTTTGGTATCTCAATTTTCAAAGTCTTAATTCTGGGCATCTGAACATTTTAGTTCGAGTCCCCTGCCCTTAGGCTGTTCTTTGGCTCTTTTGATGAATATATTACCCTCTGTTTTCTAAGTCCTCCAGATCTCATCATATTTCTATGTTTAGTGTTGGTTGTGAAAATTGTGATGTGGATTCAATTTACATTATAAATGGAGTGTTATCATGTATTCATTGACTCGTAAGTAATATTTCTGTGGCAATGACTAAAATTGGGTCGGATGAATTAAGggttaaatattataattaaatttaccttaaaTCATGTTTGAGATTTAAAAAGTCTTGTTAATGTAAgaaatcatgtttgttcttcttgcTATGTATAAGTTTGTGAGCTCTTTCAATACTATTGTTGCAGTGTTCTTGGTGGTCAGCTCATCGTGCGCCTCCCTGCCGGAGTAGTCTGAGATAGAAATCGCACCAGAGGTGGCTACCTGTTGCCGTAGTGTGAAACAGCGTTCGGTGACCATACCTGtgcatatttttgttttctttcttttgtagtGAACGCTGTGACTGAACTGGAAAAAAAATGCTTCCTAAACTGGTGCATATGCAACCAACCTACATTATagtcacaaaaataataaaagatgctATTGACATTTCACTTGCTTGAGTCAAGATCACTCATTATCTTCCAACCAGTTTCGCCTTAATACTTTTCAAACTGATTCTTGTTTATAGTGAAATTTGCAAAATGTCAAATCAAAAGAATAAAAGTAGTTTTGAAAAGCAAGCACAAGCACAACAGAGTAGGAAGAAAGCAACAGAAAGGGAATATGTAAATTTGGCAGAATTTCAACTATCAACTTTCAAGACTTCAAACTCCATTGATTCAGAATTTTGATTCTGAtgttaacaaaattaaatatattccTTGTTAGTGAGCTATAAATGAACTGACAAATTGTCATGTAGTTACAATGTCATATTTATCAGCTCGACCATTATGCTGGTGAGCAAGTTAACCCAGATCTTAATTTAACTTATTTAACTAGGACCTATGTAACTTTTCCGACGTCTCTATGGCTTGCTCATCCTTGGTAGTGATTATAGTAGCACTTGTAGCGACaacaatatttaaaacattttctcAAACCTTGGAGACGAACAATTTTGGACAATTTTTCCCGCTCTCCCTCAAACGAAGATTCCCTGGCCTTTCGAGGTGGGTTTCAATTGGATAAATGAATATCCTTAAATGATCATGACCTTATCTCATAttgttgatatatatatatatatataatatatatatatatatatatatatatattatatatatatatatattgtctaTTACATTACTCTAAAAAAACATCAATATATAAATGATCATGACCTTATCTCACATTGCTCTAAAAGAACATTAATATTTTGTCTCTTACACATGTACTAATATAACTAGTAATTTTAGGCAACATTCACCAAATCGTAATTAAAAGTGATGTAATCGTAATGGTAATGAGTCTGAACCACAAATGTAAttagattgttttttttatcgCGTTTACTTAGAATTACAAATCTATTTATTAATACTGTTATTGGCACCTCTAGATCCTAGTAGTAATGGTAACGATAATGATAAACGATACCAATCAATTTGacatattcataattttaataCTATAGCAATAACAGTATCTGTAACGATAACAGTAAAGATAATGATAACGACTGGTAGGTCCCACGTAAATTTCAAATGCAATCAGATTGATGAGCAATAAGCACTCTCGATACCCCACTCAGATTAAATTCTTTGTAACAAAATTCAAAGTGGCCTTCACATTTCATTACAATTATGGAATacaataaacaacaacaaacgTAATCAAATGGGACAAACTTTTCAGATTAtcattgatttattatgtttaCAGGTGGGTAAACGCAGTCTTATATCATAGAGAGGGTTTGTGTCTAtttggtccttaaactttaaaagttACAAAATTAATCTCTTAACTTGAATCTAATATGgccaaaattgaaagtttagtgTTTCCTAAGACATGATACTAAATCATATCTAATAGATCAATTATCTTAAAATGTTTTGAAGTTATCCAAGTTTTATcatatacaaaattgaaaatttagagatattAGATCCAAAAAGAAAAGTTGAAGGACATATTAGACAAATAGACACACCTTCTGCGATTTAGAGACACTAaagttatttgatataataataataataataataataataataataataattaaaaaaaaagtcccAAACATCACTCTTAATTTGAGAAACACCCCCATCATCACCACTAAGAACAGAGTGTAATAATATTACCAATAATTACCGCACGAACATTCGCCATTTTTGAAATGATGAAACCTCTTTCCATCTCTTACTACTATCTCCCTCCTCACCACTCTAGACATAAACTTGAATGCATTGTGACAATCCCCACATATCCTAAGGTTCTTGAAAACCCTTACAGTGGCCCCTTGAGGTAGCTTCATTAGCCCAAACCCAACTGCAAGCTTCTCACTGTGAGTAGATAAGGCATATTCTTTGTGTTCAGATTCCATATCATGTAACACATACTTTGTGTCTGGAATATATCCTAATTTCTTCATTTCAAGGTTCAACTTCTCTAGATATTTGTACACAGATAACACCTCAGGGTGCACTGTATCATCCGCTAAGAACACATGAACTTTGTTCTCGACCTCAGTCCAACTACAAGCAGGCTCCTTTTTAATCCCTCGATCCCTCATTAGTTTTCGCGTCCTAGCGACATCGTTCCATCGCCCAACATTGGCGTACATGTTTGATAAAAGTATATAGGTTCCATCGTGTTGTGGTAATAGCTCGAAAAGCTTTTCAGCAGCTTCTACTCCTAACTCCATGTTTCCATGAATCCGGCAACCAGCAAGAAGAGCCTCCCACATTGGTGCCCCAGCTTCACAAGGCATGGAATCGATGACATTCTTTGCATCTGAAAACTTCCCTGCTCGACAAAACAAATCGATCATCCGAGCGTAATGATCCTCACCCGGGGTAATACCATAATTTTCAAGCATTGAATTAAAGTAGCGGCGTCCTTCTTCAACCAGACCTGCATGACTACACGCGGAGAGAACTGTAAGAAACGTTATTCTATCAGGGAGTATACCCTCTTTCAACATTTGTTCATAAAGTTCTATTGCTTTTACGCCATGCCCATGTTGTCCCAGTGCTGCAATCATCGCATTCCATGAAACGGAGTCCACAAAAGGCATGGTTAGAAACACAGTTCTGGCAGCTTCAACCACTCCACATCTTGCATACATTGAGATCATTGCATTGCCAACTGAGAGGCTTGAATTATGGCCGAGATGAACAATCTGAGCATGGAGTTGACGACCATTCTCCAATGCTCCAAGCACAGAACAAGCTGTGATGGCACCTGCAAATGCATAATCACAGGGTTCATAGCCATCTAACCTCATTTGGTTAAACAGCTTCAAACTCTCTTCTCCAAATCCATTTTGTGCTAATCCTGAAATTATCACAGTCCATGTAAGAAGGCATTTCTCTGGCATTTGTGCAAAGAAAGATTTTGCATCCTCCATACGCCCTGCATTTACATACCCCGATAAGATTGCATTCCATGAAACAATATCTTTAACTGGCATCTCATAAAAAATCTTCCGTGCCCCATCAACCTTACCATATTTCCAGTACAAAGTAATCAATGCATTACTCACAGACAATAAAAAATCATGATTTGGGttcaattcatttttcaaaatgtaaGCATGCACCTCTTTTCCCAGTTGAAAAAAACCACCATTGGCACAAGCACTGATCACGCTAGTGTAGGTGAACTCATCGTGCTGGACACCAAGCAAACGCATTTTCCTAAACAATGTCAAGGCATCCTCAAAAAGACCATGATGTACATATCCAGAGATCATGGCATTCCATGCTACACTTAAATGTTCAGTCATTGTGTCAAGAAGTTCACGTGCCCCAGTCAGATCATCATTCCGCACGTACCCAGTAATCAAAGTCGTCCATGTCAACTCATCCCTCTCTGGCATTTCATCAAACAGTTTCCTAGCTGATGCCATCAATGACGACGATGACACCAATGGTGAAGAAGCACACTTAACATAAACAGATAGAAGAGCATTCAACACTGAAGAAACAAGCCCAATTCCAAATTTCACCACTGCACCATGCATTTGCCCACACTGGTGCTCATCATCAACAATCAACGCTAAAGCACTGAGCACGCTTGTAAATGTAAAGTCATCAGGCTGAAAATTGGCCCGTCTCATAGCATGAAACAATTCAATAGCAGAATGGCCATCATCCTTGTGCGAATACGCTGTAATCATTGCATTGTAGAAAATAGTGTCCCTCATATTCAATGGAGTTCCATTGAATATATCTCGAGCCATATTCAAATTCCCCAACGCAGAGTACGCCGAAATCAATGTAGTTCTCGCTACAGCATCTGGGTGGGGAATTTCGTCGAACAGTTGGCGGGCACAAACAAAATCCGACGATTTCCAATATATATCAAGAAGACGATTGACAAGGTGCCCACGAGGCTTGA
This genomic window from Benincasa hispida cultivar B227 chromosome 4, ASM972705v1, whole genome shotgun sequence contains:
- the LOC120076757 gene encoding ER lumen protein-retaining receptor erd-2.2-like, encoding MKIPRRPIHAITTWVRRQPPKMKAFLGVVSAIISLLLLYVMVHDHNKLFVAAEAVHAIGIAVLIFKLMKERSCAGLSLKSQELTAYFLAARLYCSFVIEYDVHTFLDLATLVATLWVIYMIRYKLKASYMGDKDNFKVLYLVVPCILLAILIHPTPARVSFLQRIFWAFCVYLEAVSVLPQLRVMQNIKIVEPFTAHYVFALGVARFLSCAHWVLQMVATRGRMLVALGTGFWPPMVLLAEIVQTFVLADFCYYYVKSVLGGQLIVRLPAGVV
- the LOC120076789 gene encoding pentatricopeptide repeat-containing protein At1g25360-like: MRNALDVRVLANRYAAQLQLCCPQNPSSYSLARTVHAHMIASGFKPRGHLVNRLLDIYWKSSDFVCARQLFDEIPHPDAVARTTLISAYSALGNLNMARDIFNGTPLNMRDTIFYNAMITAYSHKDDGHSAIELFHAMRRANFQPDDFTFTSVLSALALIVDDEHQCGQMHGAVVKFGIGLVSSVLNALLSVYVKCASSPLVSSSSLMASARKLFDEMPERDELTWTTLITGYVRNDDLTGARELLDTMTEHLSVAWNAMISGYVHHGLFEDALTLFRKMRLLGVQHDEFTYTSVISACANGGFFQLGKEVHAYILKNELNPNHDFLLSVSNALITLYWKYGKVDGARKIFYEMPVKDIVSWNAILSGYVNAGRMEDAKSFFAQMPEKCLLTWTVIISGLAQNGFGEESLKLFNQMRLDGYEPCDYAFAGAITACSVLGALENGRQLHAQIVHLGHNSSLSVGNAMISMYARCGVVEAARTVFLTMPFVDSVSWNAMIAALGQHGHGVKAIELYEQMLKEGILPDRITFLTVLSACSHAGLVEEGRRYFNSMLENYGITPGEDHYARMIDLFCRAGKFSDAKNVIDSMPCEAGAPMWEALLAGCRIHGNMELGVEAAEKLFELLPQHDGTYILLSNMYANVGRWNDVARTRKLMRDRGIKKEPACSWTEVENKVHVFLADDTVHPEVLSVYKYLEKLNLEMKKLGYIPDTKYVLHDMESEHKEYALSTHSEKLAVGFGLMKLPQGATVRVFKNLRICGDCHNAFKFMSRVVRREIVVRDGKRFHHFKNGECSCGNYW